One Spinacia oleracea cultivar Varoflay chromosome 4, BTI_SOV_V1, whole genome shotgun sequence DNA segment encodes these proteins:
- the LOC110782657 gene encoding ketol-acid reductoisomerase, chloroplastic, with the protein MAATAATTFSLSSSSSTSAAASKALKQSPKPSALNLGFLGSSSTIKACRSLKAARVLPSGANGGGSALSAQMVSAPSINTPSATTFDFDSSVFKKEKVTLSGHDEYIVRGGRNLFPLLPDAFKGIKQIGVIGWGSQAPAQAQNLKDSLTEAKSDVVVKIGLRKGSNSFAEARAAGFSEENGTLGDMWETISGSDLVLLLISDSAQADNYEKVFSHMKPNSILGLSHGFLLGHLQSLGQDFPKNISVIAVCPKGMGPSVRRLYVQGKEVNGAGINSSFAVHQDVDGRATDVALGWSIALGSPFTFATTLEQEYKSDIFGERGILLGAVHGIVECLFRRYTESGMSEDLAYKNTVECITGVISKTISTKGMLALYNSLSEEGKKDFQAAYSASYYPSMDILYECYEDVASGSEIRSVVLAGRRFYEKEGLPAFPMGKIDQTRMWKVGEKVRSVRPAGDLGPLYPFTAGVYVALMMAQIEILRKKGHSYSEIINESVIEAVDSLNPFMHARGVSFMVDNCSTTARLGSRKWAPRFDYILSQQALVAVDNGAPINQDLISNFLSDPVHEAIGVCAQLRPSVDISVTADADFVRPELRQA; encoded by the exons ATGGCGGCCACAGCAGCGAcaacattttctctctcatcctcctcctccacttccgCCGCTGCATCTAAAGCCTTGAAACAGTCTCCTAAACCCTCCGCGTTGAACTTAGGGTTTCTCGGCTCTTCTTCTACAATCAAAGCATGTAGGTCTCTCAAGGCTGCTCGTGTTCTTCCTAGCGGCGCTAACGGTGGAGGATCGGCGCTTTCTGCTCAAATGGTTTCGGCGCCGTCTATCAACACTCCATCTGCTACCACCTTTGACTTTGATAGCTCTGTTTTCAAGAAAGAGAAGGTTACTCTCTCCGGTCACGACGAG TACATTGTGAGAGGAGGGAGGAATTTGTTTCCATTGTTGCCGGATGCTTTTAAGGGTATTAAGCAGATTGGTGTTATCGGATGGGGTTCTCAG GCCCCAGCTCAAGCTCAGAACTTGAAGGATTCTCTGACAGAGGCAAAGTCTGATGTTGTTGTCAAG ATTGGTCTTCGCAAAGGATCTAACTCTTTTGCCGAGGCACGTGCTGCTGGTTTCAGTGAAGAGAATGGCACTTTAGGTGATATGTGGGAGACCATTTCTGGAAGTGACCTTGTTCTGCTGCTGATTTCTGATTCTGCTCAG GCTGACAATTACGAAAAGGTATTCTCCCACATGAAACCAAACAGCATTCTTGGGTTGTCACATGGATTTCTTTTGGGGCACCTGCAATCTTTGGGGCAGGACTTCCCCAAGAACATTAGCGTGATTGCTGTATGCCCCAAGGGAATGGGGCCTTCTGTTAGAAGGTTGTATGTTCAAGGTAAAGAAGTCAATGGCGCTGGAATCAACTCTAGCTTTGCTGTTCACCAG GATGTTGATGGTAGGGCTACAGATGTAGCACTTGGCTGGTCAATTGCTCTTGGATCTCCTTTCACATTTGCTACTACTCTTGAGCAGGAATATAAGAGTGACATCTTTGGGGAGCGAG GTATCTTGCTTGGTGCTGTTCACGGAATTGTCGAGTGCCTGTTCAGAAGGTACACAGAAAGCGGAATGAGCGAAGATTTAGCCTACAAGAACACTGTTGAGTGCATCACTGGTGTCATATCaaagaccatatcaacaaag GGAATGCTTGCCTTGTACAATTCTTTGTCAGAAGAAGGCAAAAAGGACTTCCAAGCTGCTTACAGCGCCTCATACTACCCTTCAATGGACATTTTGTACGAGTGCTATGAAGATGTTGCTAGTGGTAGTGAGATCCGAAGTGTTGTTTTGGCTGGACGGCGCTTCTAT GAGAAGGAAGGCCTCCCAGCTTTTCCAATGGGTAAAATTGATCAAACCAGAATGTGGAAGGTGGGTGAGAAGGTCAGATCAGTCAGACCTGCAGGTGACTTGGGCCCATTATATCCATTCACTGCTGGTGTCTATGTTGCTCTAATGATGGCCCAG ATAGAGATCTTGAGGAAGAAGGGTCACTCGTACTCGGAGATCATCAACGAGAGTGTGATTGAAGCAGTGGATTCCTTGAACCCCTTCATGCATGCCCGGGGTGTCTCATTTATGGTTGACAACTGCTCAACCACAGCAAGGCTTGGATCAAGAAAATGGGCCCCTCGTTTCGATTACATCCTAAGCCAACAAGCTTTGGTAGCTGTTGACAATGGTGCTCCAATCAACCAAGATTTGATCAGCAACTTCTTGTCAGATCCTGTTCATGAAGCTATTGGAGTTTGCGCACAGCTCAGACCATCTGTTGATATCTCCGTGACTGCTGATGCTGATTTTGTTCGCCCAGAGTTGCGCCAGGCATAA